A single region of the Cereibacter sphaeroides 2.4.1 genome encodes:
- a CDS encoding DUF2460 domain-containing protein, protein MGFHEVRFPTNLSFGSIGGPERRTEIVTLVNGFEERNSLWAHSRRRYDAGVALRSLDDIQALLAFFEARRGQLYGFRWKDWADYRSCPATASPGPKDQPLGIGDGISREFALVKTYRSGSEQYVRPVAKPVAGSVKVAVAGAVLVEGAGFSVDETRGLVTLAAAPAEGAAVTAGFEFDVPVRFDTDRIQISMASFQAGEVPSVPVMEVRV, encoded by the coding sequence ATGGGCTTTCACGAGGTCCGGTTTCCGACTAACCTCAGCTTCGGCTCGATCGGAGGGCCGGAGCGTCGGACCGAGATCGTCACGCTGGTCAATGGCTTCGAGGAACGCAACAGCCTCTGGGCCCATTCGCGCCGCCGCTACGACGCGGGCGTGGCGCTGCGCTCGCTCGACGATATCCAGGCGCTCCTGGCCTTCTTCGAGGCGCGCCGTGGCCAGCTTTACGGTTTTCGCTGGAAGGACTGGGCCGACTATCGCTCGTGCCCGGCCACCGCCTCTCCGGGGCCCAAGGATCAGCCTCTCGGCATCGGCGACGGGATCAGCCGGGAGTTCGCGCTGGTCAAGACCTATCGCTCGGGAAGCGAGCAGTATGTGCGGCCGGTGGCGAAACCCGTTGCAGGCTCGGTGAAGGTGGCGGTGGCAGGCGCGGTGCTGGTAGAAGGCGCGGGCTTCTCGGTCGACGAGACCAGGGGGCTCGTCACGCTCGCCGCGGCCCCTGCCGAAGGCGCCGCGGTCACGGCGGGGTTCGAGTTCGACGTGCCGGTGCGGTTCGATACCGACCGGATCCAGATCTCGATGGCCTCCTTCCAGGCAGGCGAGGTTCCGAGCGTTCCGGTGATGGAGGTGCGGGTCTGA
- a CDS encoding phage tail tape measure protein — translation MADIESLEEQVAALESTLGSAAGMTASFESELARMRDAMVFTSREVDRLSSGMGTGLRRAFDGVLFDGMKLSDAMQGLAQSISRTVYSVAMKPVQDAVSGFLADGLNSILGGLMPFAKGGAFSQGRVMPFARGGVVAGATPFPMRGATGLMGEAGPEAILPLARGADGRLGVQAGGGRAVQVVMNVATPDVQGFERSRGQIAAQVSRMLARGQRNG, via the coding sequence CGGCGCTCGAGAGCACGCTCGGCAGTGCGGCCGGGATGACGGCGAGCTTCGAGAGCGAACTGGCGCGGATGCGGGACGCAATGGTCTTCACCAGCCGCGAGGTGGATCGTTTGTCGAGCGGCATGGGGACGGGCCTCAGGCGCGCCTTCGACGGGGTGCTGTTCGACGGCATGAAGCTCTCGGACGCGATGCAGGGTCTCGCGCAGTCGATTTCGCGCACCGTCTATTCGGTCGCGATGAAGCCGGTGCAGGATGCGGTGTCGGGCTTTCTGGCCGATGGGCTGAACTCGATCCTCGGCGGGCTGATGCCCTTCGCGAAGGGGGGCGCGTTCTCGCAGGGGAGGGTCATGCCCTTCGCGCGCGGCGGTGTGGTGGCAGGGGCGACCCCCTTTCCCATGCGCGGGGCCACCGGGCTCATGGGCGAGGCGGGCCCCGAAGCGATCCTGCCGCTCGCCCGCGGGGCAGACGGTCGGCTCGGCGTGCAGGCGGGCGGCGGCCGCGCGGTGCAGGTGGTTATGAACGTGGCCACGCCCGATGTGCAGGGCTTCGAGCGCAGCCGGGGCCAGATCGCCGCGCAGGTGAGCCGGATGCTCGCGCGCGGCCAGCGCAACGGGTAG
- a CDS encoding baseplate multidomain protein megatron, translated as MATLLLAAAGSAIGAGFSGTVLGLTGAVIGRAIGATVGQLIDQRLMGAGSQTVRTGRIERFRLMGAGEGAPVAQLFGRNRVAGQVIWASRFLESQSESTGGGKGGGPRSTVVSYSYSVNLAVALCEGEILRVGRIWADGAEIATGSLNLRLYRGTEGQLPDPKIEAVEGAGMAPAYRGIAYVVIEDLDLARFGNRVPQFSFEVMRAAQGALADRVMTLQRAVKGVALIPGTGEYALATSRLAYRPDPGETEVANVHTASGESDMRSSLAQLRGELPACRSVSLVVSWFGSDLRCGACEIRPKVEGHLDAATMAWRSGGIDRAQAERVARIDDRPVYGGTPADAAVVEAIHALKAQNLSVLYYPFILMEQLPGNDLPDPWSGAAGQPVLPWRGRITLSTAPGQPGTPDRTGAAEDEVRAFFGDAEPRQFRIEDGRVLYDGADEWRYRRFILHAAWLCRLAGGVEAFCVGSELRGLTAIRGADDSFPAVAELRRLAADVRGILGPEVKIGYAADWSEWSSLHADGNLYFHLDPLWSDPNIDFIGIDNYMPLSDWREAETHADARWPSVQDLGYLKSNIAGGEGFAWYYPDEAAAAAQDRRPITDADFGEPWVHRPKDLRSWWSLPHHERIDGVRLAQPTGWVPRSKPIWFTEYGCPALDLGSNQPNLFIDPKSSESALPRGSSGRRDDGIAMNYLRAMAEYWQDEANNPVSDLYGGSMVDMDRAHAWAWDARPFPAFPALGDVWSDGSNYARGHWLNGRAASQPLSAVVAEICERSGVTAIDVTQLQGVVRGYGISEVVSARAALQPLMLAYGFEALERDGKLIFRMRDGRAKAEVSREDLVASDDLEGALERVRAAEVETAGRVRLHFLEAEGDYEARQVEAAFPDEATFAVSQSEVPLVLTSGEARGAVERWLAEARVARDSLRLALPRSALAFGAGDVLEIEGRRYRIDRLDQAECQLAEAVRVEPGIYRPADMAEEQVRARRIAASGPVRPIFLDLPLLTGTELPHSPHFGVAATPWPGQVAVWSATQDAGYRLNRLLGVAATAGVTETILRAAPMGRWDMGAPLRVRLLGPPLAAASDLEVLNGANLMAIGDGRPDGWELFQFADARLVSPRVWELSRRLRGQAGTDGQMPEIWPEGSTVVLVNGALTQLQMPLADRGLARHYRIGAAARGYDDPDTVHRVQAFAGVGLRPYSPVHLAVERDGEHILLRWIRRTRIDGDSWEGREVPLGEESELYLVRVVAWGEVRRQEEVREPRWTYTGAAQAADGVGSAFVLEVAQVSESFGPGPFRRIAL; from the coding sequence ATGGCGACGCTTCTGCTGGCCGCGGCCGGATCGGCGATCGGAGCAGGCTTCAGCGGCACGGTGCTCGGGCTGACAGGGGCGGTCATCGGGCGCGCGATCGGGGCGACGGTCGGCCAGCTGATCGACCAGCGGCTGATGGGCGCCGGATCGCAGACGGTCCGCACCGGGCGGATCGAACGTTTCCGTCTGATGGGCGCCGGCGAGGGCGCCCCCGTGGCCCAGCTGTTCGGTCGCAATCGGGTGGCAGGACAGGTGATCTGGGCCTCGCGCTTCCTCGAGAGCCAGTCCGAGAGCACGGGCGGCGGAAAGGGCGGCGGCCCGAGATCGACCGTCGTGAGCTATTCCTATTCCGTCAACCTCGCCGTCGCGCTGTGCGAGGGAGAGATTCTGCGCGTGGGCCGCATCTGGGCCGATGGTGCCGAGATCGCGACGGGGTCGCTCAACCTTCGGCTCTATCGCGGGACGGAGGGTCAGCTGCCGGATCCCAAGATCGAGGCAGTGGAGGGGGCGGGCATGGCGCCGGCCTACCGCGGGATCGCTTATGTGGTGATCGAGGATCTCGACCTCGCCCGGTTCGGCAACCGGGTGCCGCAATTCTCGTTCGAGGTGATGCGGGCAGCGCAGGGGGCTCTGGCGGATCGGGTGATGACGCTTCAGCGCGCGGTGAAGGGCGTGGCACTGATCCCGGGCACGGGAGAATACGCTCTGGCCACGAGCCGTCTCGCCTACAGGCCCGATCCGGGAGAGACCGAGGTCGCCAACGTGCACACGGCGTCGGGGGAAAGCGACATGCGCAGCTCGCTTGCACAACTGAGGGGCGAGCTCCCGGCCTGCCGGTCGGTGTCGCTGGTCGTGTCCTGGTTCGGGAGCGACCTGCGCTGCGGCGCCTGCGAGATCCGCCCCAAGGTCGAGGGCCATCTCGACGCAGCGACCATGGCCTGGCGGTCGGGTGGGATCGACCGCGCGCAGGCCGAGCGGGTGGCGCGGATCGACGACCGTCCGGTCTATGGGGGAACGCCTGCGGATGCGGCGGTGGTCGAGGCGATCCATGCCCTGAAGGCGCAGAACCTCTCGGTGCTCTACTATCCGTTCATCCTCATGGAACAGCTTCCCGGTAATGATCTGCCGGACCCCTGGTCAGGTGCTGCGGGCCAGCCGGTGCTGCCCTGGCGCGGGAGGATCACGCTCTCGACAGCGCCGGGTCAGCCGGGGACGCCTGACAGAACGGGAGCCGCCGAGGATGAGGTGCGCGCCTTCTTCGGGGATGCGGAGCCTCGCCAGTTCCGCATCGAGGACGGGCGCGTGCTCTATGACGGCGCCGACGAATGGCGCTACCGGCGCTTCATTCTCCACGCGGCCTGGCTCTGCCGGCTGGCCGGCGGGGTGGAGGCCTTCTGCGTGGGCTCCGAGTTGCGCGGGCTGACGGCGATCCGGGGGGCGGACGACAGCTTCCCGGCGGTGGCCGAACTGCGGAGGCTCGCGGCCGACGTCCGCGGCATCCTCGGGCCCGAGGTGAAGATCGGTTACGCCGCCGACTGGAGCGAATGGTCCAGCCTCCATGCCGATGGCAATCTCTACTTCCATCTCGATCCGCTCTGGTCGGATCCGAACATCGATTTCATCGGCATCGACAATTACATGCCGCTCTCGGACTGGCGCGAGGCCGAGACTCATGCGGACGCGCGGTGGCCCTCGGTGCAGGATCTGGGCTACCTCAAGTCGAACATCGCCGGAGGCGAGGGTTTCGCGTGGTATTATCCCGACGAGGCCGCGGCGGCGGCTCAGGACCGGCGGCCGATCACGGATGCGGATTTCGGAGAGCCTTGGGTGCATCGCCCCAAGGACCTCCGATCCTGGTGGTCGCTGCCCCATCACGAGCGCATCGACGGCGTGCGGTTGGCGCAGCCGACCGGCTGGGTCCCGCGCTCGAAGCCGATCTGGTTCACCGAATATGGGTGTCCGGCGCTCGACCTCGGGAGCAATCAGCCGAACCTGTTCATCGATCCCAAAAGCTCGGAATCCGCGCTGCCGCGGGGCTCGTCCGGACGACGCGACGACGGGATCGCGATGAATTACCTGCGCGCGATGGCCGAATACTGGCAGGACGAGGCCAACAATCCGGTGTCGGACCTCTATGGTGGCTCCATGGTCGACATGGACCGCGCCCATGCCTGGGCCTGGGACGCCCGTCCATTTCCGGCCTTTCCCGCGCTCGGCGATGTCTGGTCCGACGGTTCGAACTATGCGCGCGGTCATTGGCTGAACGGTCGCGCGGCCTCGCAACCGCTGTCCGCCGTGGTGGCCGAGATCTGCGAACGGTCCGGGGTAACCGCCATCGACGTCACGCAATTGCAGGGCGTGGTGCGCGGCTATGGGATTTCCGAGGTCGTCAGTGCCCGGGCGGCCTTGCAGCCGCTGATGCTGGCCTATGGCTTCGAGGCGCTGGAACGCGATGGCAAGCTGATCTTCCGCATGCGCGACGGGCGCGCGAAGGCCGAGGTCTCGCGCGAGGACCTGGTGGCATCGGACGATCTCGAGGGCGCGCTCGAGCGCGTGCGCGCGGCGGAGGTCGAGACCGCAGGCCGGGTTCGGCTGCATTTCCTCGAGGCGGAAGGCGACTATGAGGCACGGCAGGTCGAGGCGGCCTTCCCGGACGAAGCGACCTTTGCCGTCTCGCAATCCGAAGTGCCGCTCGTGCTCACCTCGGGTGAGGCGCGGGGCGCCGTCGAGCGGTGGCTGGCCGAGGCCCGCGTGGCGCGCGACAGCCTGCGTCTGGCCCTGCCGCGGTCGGCTCTGGCCTTCGGTGCCGGCGACGTTCTGGAGATTGAAGGCCGGCGCTATCGCATCGACCGCCTCGATCAGGCCGAATGCCAGCTGGCGGAGGCGGTTCGTGTGGAACCCGGCATCTACCGCCCCGCCGATATGGCCGAAGAGCAGGTGCGCGCGCGTCGCATTGCGGCTTCCGGTCCGGTCCGGCCGATCTTTCTCGATCTGCCCCTGCTCACGGGAACGGAGCTGCCCCATTCCCCCCACTTCGGTGTGGCAGCAACGCCCTGGCCGGGGCAGGTTGCGGTCTGGAGCGCGACGCAGGATGCGGGCTATCGCCTGAACCGGCTTCTGGGCGTGGCTGCGACGGCGGGCGTCACCGAGACGATCCTGCGGGCTGCACCGATGGGGCGATGGGACATGGGCGCGCCGCTCCGGGTGCGGCTGCTGGGGCCGCCGCTCGCCGCGGCTTCGGATCTCGAGGTGCTGAACGGAGCCAACCTCATGGCCATCGGCGACGGCCGACCCGACGGGTGGGAGCTCTTCCAGTTCGCGGACGCGCGGCTGGTTTCGCCGCGGGTCTGGGAGCTTTCGCGCAGGCTCCGGGGGCAGGCGGGAACGGATGGGCAGATGCCCGAGATCTGGCCCGAGGGCAGCACGGTCGTTCTCGTCAACGGCGCCCTGACGCAGCTTCAGATGCCGCTCGCCGACCGGGGGCTCGCCCGGCATTATCGGATCGGCGCCGCCGCCCGCGGCTACGACGACCCGGACACAGTCCACCGGGTTCAGGCTTTCGCAGGGGTCGGGCTCCGGCCCTATTCGCCGGTCCATCTGGCGGTGGAGCGGGACGGGGAGCACATCCTGCTGCGCTGGATCCGTCGCACCCGCATCGACGGCGACAGCTGGGAGGGGCGCGAGGTGCCGCTGGGAGAGGAGAGCGAGCTTTATCTGGTCCGCGTCGTGGCGTGGGGAGAGGTACGCCGGCAGGAGGAGGTGAGGGAGCCCCGCTGGACATACACCGGGGCCGCGCAGGCGGCGGATGGTGTGGGAAGCGCCTTCGTCCTCGAAGTCGCCCAGGTATCGGAGAGCTTCGGGCCCGGGCCGTTCCGGCGCATCGCGCTCTGA
- a CDS encoding C40 family peptidase, with product MNGADVVAEARSWLGTPYVHQASARGAGADCLGLLRGIWRSLIGPEPLKVPAYTPDWSEPSGHEELMAACDRCLVRKPLEAAAEGDVLLFRMRPGAVAKHLGILVRPGPNASFIHAYGGHGTVESPLSEPWAERIAARYAFPERTD from the coding sequence ATGAACGGGGCCGATGTGGTGGCCGAGGCACGGTCCTGGCTGGGCACGCCCTACGTCCACCAGGCTTCGGCCAGGGGGGCCGGCGCGGACTGTCTCGGCCTTCTCAGGGGCATCTGGCGGTCGTTGATCGGCCCGGAGCCGCTGAAAGTGCCTGCCTATACGCCGGACTGGTCGGAGCCGTCTGGCCATGAAGAGCTGATGGCGGCCTGCGACCGGTGCCTTGTCCGCAAGCCGCTTGAGGCTGCGGCGGAGGGAGACGTCCTGCTCTTCCGCATGCGGCCGGGCGCGGTCGCCAAACATCTCGGCATTCTGGTTCGTCCGGGCCCGAATGCCTCGTTCATCCACGCCTATGGCGGCCATGGCACCGTCGAAAGCCCGCTCTCCGAGCCCTGGGCCGAGCGGATCGCGGCCCGTTATGCATTTCCGGAAAGGACGGACTGA
- a CDS encoding DUF2163 domain-containing protein, producing the protein MGAAELHAHLKGGAATVCRCWAVTRRDGTVFGFTDHDRDLTFEGRLFRAETGLTSSALQQTTGLSVDNAETVGALSHVSVTEADLLAGRFDGAEVLAWLVNWADVSERLLQFRGTLGEITHSGGRFRAELRGLTEALNQPQGRVYQRSCQAVLGDRACGFDLSAEEFATERAVETVVGRQSFSFEGLHSFPDRWFEQGRLVVMTGEAAGAMGVIKSDRRRGEVRTVELWEALGPQITVGDRVRLEAGCDRMAETCRLKFNNLRNFRGFPHLSGEDWLSAYPAATGTHDGGSLWR; encoded by the coding sequence ATGGGCGCGGCAGAGCTTCATGCGCATCTGAAGGGCGGCGCTGCCACCGTCTGCCGGTGCTGGGCCGTGACACGGCGGGACGGGACGGTGTTCGGCTTCACCGATCACGACCGGGATCTGACGTTCGAGGGGCGGCTGTTCCGGGCAGAGACGGGGCTCACCTCGTCGGCGTTGCAGCAGACGACGGGCCTGTCGGTGGACAATGCCGAGACCGTCGGGGCGCTCTCGCATGTGTCGGTGACGGAGGCAGATCTGCTCGCAGGCCGGTTCGACGGCGCGGAGGTGCTGGCATGGCTCGTGAACTGGGCCGATGTCAGTGAGAGGCTGCTGCAGTTCCGCGGAACGCTGGGCGAGATCACCCATTCCGGGGGACGGTTCCGGGCAGAGTTGCGTGGCCTGACCGAGGCGCTGAACCAGCCGCAGGGGCGGGTCTATCAGCGGTCTTGTCAGGCGGTTCTGGGCGACCGGGCCTGCGGTTTCGACCTGAGCGCCGAAGAATTTGCCACCGAACGGGCTGTCGAAACCGTCGTCGGGCGGCAGAGCTTCAGTTTCGAGGGTCTGCACTCTTTCCCGGATCGCTGGTTCGAGCAGGGGCGGCTTGTGGTGATGACCGGTGAGGCGGCAGGAGCGATGGGCGTGATCAAGTCCGACCGGCGCCGGGGAGAGGTGCGAACAGTGGAGCTGTGGGAGGCGCTCGGTCCGCAGATCACCGTGGGCGACCGTGTCCGTCTTGAGGCGGGCTGCGACCGGATGGCCGAGACCTGTCGCCTGAAGTTCAACAATCTCAGAAACTTCCGGGGCTTTCCTCATCTTTCGGGAGAAGACTGGCTCAGTGCCTATCCCGCGGCGACGGGGACGCATGACGGTGGGAGCCTGTGGCGATGA